Proteins encoded together in one uncultured Desulfosarcina sp. window:
- a CDS encoding ferritin family protein: MFTAQDILDIAIRLESNGEKTYRDARGHTENEDLKSLLEWIAREERNHGRWFTELKDRLSKGEDDHLLAEMSKALAEDVVREQAFSLQEVNFEAIAGPDEMIRTFIGFEEDTIAFYNILKTFVDDPTIAANLDQIVAEEKKHVAQFKALLSSP, translated from the coding sequence ATGTTTACCGCCCAGGATATCCTTGATATTGCCATCCGGCTGGAAAGCAACGGTGAGAAAACCTACCGGGATGCCCGCGGGCATACGGAAAACGAGGATCTGAAATCGCTGCTGGAATGGATCGCCCGGGAGGAGCGAAATCATGGCCGCTGGTTCACCGAATTGAAGGATCGACTTTCCAAAGGCGAGGACGACCACCTGCTGGCAGAAATGAGCAAAGCCCTGGCCGAAGACGTGGTCCGGGAGCAGGCCTTTTCCCTGCAGGAGGTGAATTTCGAGGCCATCGCCGGCCCCGACGAAATGATTCGCACCTTCATCGGCTTCGAAGAGGACACCATCGCCTTTTACAACATCCTCAAGACCTTCGTTGACGACCCGACCATCGCCGCGAATCTGGATCAGATTGTCGCCGAGGAGAAAAAGCACGTCGCCCAGTTCAAGGCGCTGCTCTCTTCTCCCTGA
- a CDS encoding 2-oxoacid:acceptor oxidoreductase family protein, which translates to MKDKPRNQIVISGVGGQGVLFITRLLAEAAIAKGLPVFTSETHGMAQRGGTVISHLKVGEFSSPLINPGQADGLIALKAENLSQHGGYLKKDGWATVNSPAPVEAAATGGLFFIDADRLARQMDDTKTLNLLMLGFTLHQISEVDDSSGGLHCDLDDIAAVLKKRLKGKTQLLQNAIRALEAGASAVTGRA; encoded by the coding sequence ATGAAAGACAAACCCCGAAACCAAATCGTCATCAGCGGCGTGGGCGGCCAGGGGGTGCTGTTCATCACCCGGCTGTTGGCCGAAGCAGCCATTGCCAAGGGGCTGCCGGTGTTTACATCCGAAACCCACGGCATGGCCCAGCGCGGCGGCACGGTGATCTCCCACCTCAAGGTTGGGGAATTCAGCAGCCCGCTGATCAATCCCGGCCAGGCCGACGGTCTGATCGCCCTGAAAGCCGAAAACCTTTCGCAACACGGAGGCTACCTCAAAAAAGACGGCTGGGCGACTGTTAACAGCCCCGCACCCGTGGAGGCTGCGGCAACCGGAGGGCTCTTTTTTATCGATGCGGACCGGTTGGCCCGGCAGATGGACGACACCAAAACCCTGAACCTGCTGATGCTGGGGTTCACGCTGCACCAGATATCCGAGGTAGACGATAGCAGCGGCGGGCTGCACTGCGATTTGGATGATATTGCTGCCGTCCTGAAAAAACGGCTAAAAGGAAAAACACAACTGCTACAGAACGCTATCCGGGCCCTCGAAGCGGGCGCATCGGCCGTCACTGGAAGAGCATAG
- a CDS encoding CBS domain-containing protein — MEKMKVLDLMVTKDRFPKISDETTFFDALVALEKAQERYLAGKVEQRILLVEDEHGKIVSKISPIDLMRGLEKHYEQINMGEIIRRSGLTYIWTAMQKDYRLWEDPFNDLCRKAIEVKIRNFIKAPGEGQIVGTEDALAKCFHLFVMNRHDSLFVVEDNEIIGLLRFSDVYKKVSKIMKACAL, encoded by the coding sequence ATGGAAAAAATGAAAGTTCTGGACCTCATGGTCACGAAGGATCGATTCCCAAAAATATCCGACGAAACAACCTTTTTCGATGCGCTTGTCGCCCTGGAAAAGGCACAGGAAAGATATCTGGCCGGGAAAGTCGAGCAGAGAATTCTGCTTGTCGAAGATGAGCACGGAAAGATTGTCTCCAAAATATCACCCATCGATCTGATGCGGGGGCTTGAAAAACATTACGAGCAGATCAACATGGGTGAAATTATCCGGCGGTCCGGGCTTACCTATATCTGGACGGCCATGCAGAAAGACTACCGGCTGTGGGAAGACCCGTTCAACGATCTTTGTCGCAAGGCCATAGAGGTTAAAATACGAAACTTCATCAAGGCACCGGGTGAAGGCCAGATTGTCGGAACCGAAGATGCTCTGGCCAAATGCTTCCACCTTTTTGTTATGAACCGCCACGACTCGCTGTTCGTTGTCGAGGACAATGAAATTATCGGCCTGCTGCGGTTTTCCGATGTGTACAAAAAGGTTTCGAAGATTATGAAGGCCTGCGCCTTATAA
- a CDS encoding inositol-3-phosphate synthase produces MGRQSQTQPELLLLVAGAKGAIGSTLAASIAAMQNDPQLILQGLTTAGRFAFMGDVPSVVMAGWDRSDETISDAICRHGVLPEGIWRPHVDRLAEMTVFTAPAAKGAIGDQSKRIGDDIARCRDRFPESRPVLINLLPAACDVANPDRYPDPKALMAEDAGTVLPDLAYVAAAIDAGIPVVNFTPNSVELPVICDLASQKNVPIAGRDGKTGQTYFKVVLASALKARGLYVDGWYSLNILGNADGLNLMDPDNACGKLNNKTRLLDDILGYPVGERHGRSTHKVHIDYYPPRGDAKEAWDVIDITGIFGLPMSLRLNLQGRDSILAAPMALDLARWAAALQTAGIGGPVADLGFYFKKPVGDNAPLTFEAQLTALKNLETRIETRVNEAGKN; encoded by the coding sequence ATGGGTAGACAGTCGCAAACGCAACCCGAATTGCTGCTGCTGGTGGCCGGAGCAAAAGGTGCCATCGGCAGCACCCTGGCCGCCTCCATCGCGGCCATGCAGAACGACCCTCAACTGATACTGCAAGGGCTCACCACCGCCGGCAGGTTTGCCTTTATGGGCGATGTTCCCTCGGTGGTCATGGCCGGATGGGATCGTTCCGACGAGACCATCTCCGATGCCATCTGCCGCCATGGCGTGCTGCCCGAGGGTATTTGGCGGCCCCACGTGGACCGTCTGGCCGAGATGACCGTTTTCACCGCCCCGGCCGCCAAAGGCGCTATCGGCGACCAGTCAAAACGGATTGGCGACGATATCGCCCGCTGCCGCGACCGTTTCCCGGAAAGCCGGCCGGTACTGATCAACCTGCTGCCGGCGGCCTGCGATGTGGCCAATCCAGACCGCTACCCGGACCCGAAGGCCCTCATGGCCGAAGACGCAGGCACCGTCCTTCCGGACCTGGCCTATGTCGCTGCCGCCATCGACGCCGGCATCCCCGTGGTCAACTTCACCCCCAACTCCGTGGAACTGCCGGTCATCTGCGATCTTGCCAGCCAGAAAAACGTTCCCATCGCCGGGCGCGACGGCAAGACCGGCCAGACCTATTTCAAGGTGGTGCTGGCCTCGGCCCTCAAGGCGCGCGGACTTTATGTAGACGGCTGGTACAGCCTCAACATCCTGGGCAATGCCGATGGGCTCAACCTGATGGACCCGGACAACGCCTGCGGCAAGCTGAACAACAAGACCCGTCTTCTGGACGACATTCTCGGCTACCCGGTGGGCGAACGTCACGGACGGTCGACCCACAAGGTGCACATCGACTACTACCCGCCCCGCGGCGATGCCAAGGAGGCCTGGGACGTCATCGACATCACCGGCATCTTCGGCCTGCCCATGAGCCTGCGCCTCAACCTCCAGGGCCGCGATTCCATCCTGGCCGCCCCCATGGCCCTGGATCTGGCCCGTTGGGCGGCAGCCCTGCAAACGGCCGGCATCGGCGGCCCGGTTGCCGACCTGGGCTTTTACTT
- a CDS encoding thiamine pyrophosphate-dependent enzyme, translating into MKQAVAKELMMGNEAIARGLIENGCAMATAYPGTPSSEILAAVAKIARSLDRKMHIQWAVNEKVAFEIAYAGCQAGLRTAVSMKQVGLNVASDPLMSAAYMGTAGGFVIVSADDPGPHSSQTEQDSRMMAMMAKIPVLDPDSPRQAKEMVALAYGLSEAFKTPVMLRPTTRVCHSRQDVRPGEILPLESKADFKKDPLRWAATPKFRFQLHLELEEKLARMAKHPDTAPLLHNPKADARQAVVASGVAAAYTAEALKDLGLWDRLPFYQVLQPFPLHTPFIEHLLTTYDKILVLEETTGIIEMQLADRGRVQGKLNLVVPRVGELLPEKAEALLADFAGVRVDIPELPQVPGRRPTLCAGCPHRASFYAIKKASPRGIYTSDIGCYTLGLNLKAVDTVLCMGAAVSQAAGFFHAYEGAEKRPDVVATIGDSTFFHAGVPALIDAVVQNVGFVLVILDNRTTAMTGSQPTPATGKSATGEDLAKVNLEAIVQGCGVGFLETGDPYDTQTFIAILKKAVAYSRETGPAVVIARHPCILDLVRQGKAPEPIQITVTEDCDGCGYCHQHFECPGLIAVDDGGRTQVDPLVCIGCGVCLNVCPKGAIVEKKEEK; encoded by the coding sequence ATGAAACAGGCAGTCGCAAAAGAACTGATGATGGGCAATGAAGCCATTGCCCGCGGATTGATCGAAAACGGGTGTGCCATGGCCACGGCCTATCCGGGCACCCCTTCTTCGGAAATTCTGGCGGCGGTGGCCAAAATCGCCCGTAGTTTAGACAGAAAGATGCACATCCAGTGGGCCGTGAACGAGAAAGTGGCTTTTGAAATCGCCTACGCCGGCTGCCAGGCCGGGCTGCGAACGGCGGTAAGCATGAAGCAGGTGGGCCTCAACGTGGCCTCGGATCCGCTGATGAGCGCGGCGTACATGGGCACGGCGGGCGGATTCGTGATCGTCAGCGCCGACGACCCCGGCCCCCACTCGTCCCAGACCGAGCAGGACAGCCGCATGATGGCCATGATGGCCAAGATCCCCGTGTTGGACCCGGACTCCCCCCGCCAGGCCAAGGAGATGGTCGCCCTGGCCTATGGCCTCTCCGAAGCCTTTAAAACTCCGGTGATGCTGCGCCCCACCACGCGGGTGTGCCACTCCCGGCAGGATGTGCGCCCGGGTGAAATTCTTCCGCTGGAATCAAAAGCCGATTTCAAAAAAGATCCCCTGCGCTGGGCGGCCACCCCCAAATTCCGATTCCAGCTCCATCTGGAGTTGGAGGAAAAGCTGGCCCGCATGGCCAAACATCCGGACACCGCACCCCTGCTCCACAATCCCAAGGCCGATGCACGGCAGGCCGTGGTCGCCTCGGGGGTGGCCGCAGCCTACACGGCCGAAGCGCTCAAAGACCTCGGGCTGTGGGACCGGCTGCCGTTCTATCAGGTGTTGCAGCCTTTTCCCCTGCACACCCCTTTTATCGAGCACCTGCTGACCACCTACGACAAAATCCTGGTGTTGGAGGAAACCACCGGGATCATCGAGATGCAGCTGGCCGACCGTGGACGCGTCCAGGGAAAATTGAACCTCGTGGTCCCGCGGGTCGGCGAACTGCTGCCCGAAAAGGCCGAAGCGCTGCTGGCCGACTTTGCCGGCGTCCGCGTCGATATTCCCGAGCTGCCCCAGGTACCCGGACGGCGGCCGACCCTGTGCGCCGGATGTCCCCACCGGGCCAGTTTCTATGCGATCAAGAAAGCGTCCCCGCGGGGCATTTACACCAGCGACATCGGCTGCTACACGCTGGGGTTGAACCTCAAGGCGGTGGACACGGTCCTGTGCATGGGCGCGGCTGTCAGCCAGGCGGCCGGTTTTTTCCATGCCTATGAAGGGGCCGAAAAACGGCCCGACGTCGTGGCCACCATCGGCGACTCCACCTTTTTCCACGCCGGCGTGCCGGCCCTGATCGACGCCGTGGTCCAGAACGTCGGTTTCGTGCTGGTCATCCTGGACAACCGCACCACGGCCATGACCGGCAGCCAGCCCACACCGGCCACGGGAAAAAGCGCCACCGGAGAGGACCTGGCCAAGGTGAATCTGGAAGCCATCGTGCAGGGATGCGGGGTGGGATTTCTCGAAACCGGCGATCCCTACGACACCCAAACCTTCATCGCGATTCTCAAAAAAGCGGTGGCGTACAGCCGCGAGACGGGACCGGCCGTGGTCATCGCCCGCCATCCCTGCATTCTCGATCTGGTGCGCCAGGGCAAGGCCCCCGAGCCCATCCAAATCACGGTGACCGAGGATTGCGACGGCTGCGGATACTGCCACCAGCACTTCGAGTGTCCGGGACTGATCGCGGTGGACGACGGCGGTCGCACCCAGGTGGACCCGCTGGTGTGCATCGGCTGCGGGGTCTGCCTGAACGTCTGTCCCAAGGGAGCCATCGTCGAAAAGAAAGAAGAAAAATGA